One genomic segment of Pseudomonas sp. RU47 includes these proteins:
- a CDS encoding beta strand repeat-containing protein: protein MAIINGTAGADNLLGTAGDDQIRGLAGNDVLNGGAGNDLLIGGDGADQLIGGAGFDTVSYEDVPNSVAVSLNLKTGVHTGYAAGDTFVGIESFRGSNYDDTFYASAAADNLDGYNGNDRLSYAQSEQGVNITMTAARVGTGLGGDAQGDTFSDFETIIGSNYNDVFTASLGTTTFYGGAGNDVYIINGSASQNVVEMAGGGDDEVRTTLNTITLASEVERLTFTGTGNFIARGNASDNIITGGAGNDTLFGGAGADQLIGGEGFDTVSYGDADKGVTLNTKTGIHTGIAAGDVYSSIEAILGSDFSDAFVGDAGINRFDGGFGMDMVSFADEAGGVTLDLGAPVLTGAAAGDIYTSIEVFQGTTQADSFTGSGAAAENFVGGAGADLLTGVGRGDGAWYLTSTGSVQINLLEGTAAGGDAQGDVLINIDNLMGSAFNDMLTGNAYSNKLEGGAGNDLIYGGEGDDFIYGGTATDTGAFGPLTISGVQADTLYGGNGNDTMRSADDDAGSILYGESGNDNITVSAGIAYGGDGNDTLTGTGYGYELQGGAGVDTLNLRGSGDALGGESGDAYIVFSKTMVGIQDTGTSGIDTVTLKNIQSVSDVRIVQNDLGAYIFNAADLQSGNLDSGVFLKDWYKGGNTIETFYTNNGQSFTIPVVGQAMTESFAV from the coding sequence ATGGCGATAATCAACGGGACCGCTGGTGCCGATAATCTGCTCGGTACTGCGGGCGATGATCAGATACGCGGTTTGGCGGGCAATGATGTCTTGAATGGTGGGGCAGGTAATGATCTGTTGATCGGCGGCGATGGCGCCGATCAACTGATTGGCGGTGCCGGCTTCGACACCGTCAGCTATGAAGATGTACCCAACAGCGTGGCGGTGTCCCTGAACCTGAAAACCGGTGTGCATACCGGGTATGCAGCGGGCGATACCTTTGTCGGGATTGAGAGTTTCCGTGGTTCAAATTATGACGATACGTTCTATGCCAGCGCTGCTGCCGACAACCTTGATGGTTACAACGGTAACGACCGGCTGAGCTACGCGCAGTCGGAGCAAGGCGTCAACATCACCATGACCGCCGCGCGTGTGGGCACCGGTCTGGGCGGCGACGCGCAAGGTGACACGTTCTCGGATTTCGAAACCATTATTGGCTCGAACTACAACGACGTATTCACCGCCTCGCTGGGCACCACGACCTTCTACGGCGGTGCCGGCAACGACGTGTACATCATCAACGGTTCGGCCAGCCAGAATGTGGTGGAAATGGCCGGCGGCGGTGATGACGAAGTGCGCACCACACTGAACACCATCACCTTGGCCAGTGAAGTCGAGCGTCTGACTTTCACCGGTACCGGCAACTTCATTGCTCGTGGCAATGCCTCGGACAACATCATCACGGGTGGGGCTGGCAATGACACGTTGTTCGGTGGCGCAGGAGCAGACCAACTCATCGGTGGAGAGGGTTTTGATACGGTCAGTTATGGCGATGCCGACAAGGGCGTGACCCTCAATACCAAAACCGGGATACACACCGGAATTGCCGCCGGCGATGTTTACAGCAGTATCGAAGCGATCTTGGGTTCTGACTTCAGTGATGCGTTTGTCGGGGATGCGGGCATCAACCGATTCGACGGTGGTTTCGGTATGGATATGGTGAGCTTTGCCGACGAAGCTGGCGGTGTCACCCTGGATCTGGGCGCACCTGTTTTGACTGGCGCGGCCGCCGGCGATATCTATACGTCGATCGAAGTATTCCAAGGTACGACACAGGCCGACAGCTTTACGGGCAGTGGCGCTGCGGCGGAGAATTTTGTCGGTGGCGCTGGCGCCGATCTGCTGACGGGTGTTGGTCGAGGTGATGGCGCCTGGTACTTGACCAGCACTGGCAGCGTTCAGATCAATTTGCTGGAGGGCACTGCCGCAGGCGGCGACGCTCAAGGTGACGTGCTGATTAACATCGATAACCTGATGGGATCGGCATTCAATGACATGCTGACTGGCAACGCCTACTCGAACAAGCTTGAGGGCGGGGCGGGTAACGACCTCATCTATGGTGGTGAGGGGGATGACTTTATCTATGGCGGCACCGCCACTGATACCGGTGCATTCGGACCACTGACTATTAGCGGCGTCCAGGCCGATACGCTTTACGGTGGTAACGGCAATGACACCATGCGCAGTGCCGATGACGATGCCGGCAGCATTCTTTATGGTGAATCTGGCAACGACAACATCACCGTGTCGGCAGGAATTGCCTATGGTGGTGACGGTAACGATACCTTGACGGGTACCGGTTACGGCTATGAACTCCAGGGTGGTGCAGGTGTTGATACGTTGAACTTGCGCGGATCGGGTGATGCCTTGGGCGGAGAGAGCGGTGACGCCTATATTGTGTTCTCGAAAACCATGGTAGGCATCCAGGACACAGGCACATCCGGGATCGACACTGTCACCCTCAAGAACATTCAGAGTGTCAGTGATGTGCGGATTGTCCAGAACGACCTTGGCGCCTACATCTTCAATGCCGCCGATCTGCAAAGCGGCAACCTGGATTCCGGTGTGTTCCTGAAGGACTGGTACAAGGGCGGGAATACCATCGAAACGTTCTACACCAACAACGGTCAATCCTTCACCATTCCTGTCGTAGGGCAGGCAATGACCGAGTCATTCGCGGTCTGA